In a single window of the Saccharothrix australiensis genome:
- a CDS encoding ABC transporter ATP-binding protein gives MIGMLLRVLGDEYGRPVRRTVALMSAAAAAEGLACALLVPVLRALLGSTPGDAWPWLAAFGAAVAVCAVLRYRGDLTGFRAGTALLRGMYHRLGDHLARLPIGWYSADRVGRLSVLAGRGVLETMGVIAHLLPPFLSACVTPLTIVAVMTAFDWRLGLAALAGAPVVVAVQVWAGRSTAAADAERAERDHEATGRVIEYLRAQPVLRAGGRTAERFRLLDDSLREVERASRRAVRSALPGAVGLAVAVQAVFTALLVLGAHLALGGDVGAAEVVALLVLAARCADPLLSLVDLGGRLRGARAELARLDAVLRTEPLPEPRRPVRPTRHDLEFASVGFRHGERVVFDGVSLTVPEGQRVAVVGPSGAGKSTLLQLLARFYDVDAGAVRVGGVDVRSIGSDELMSRIAIVFQDVYLFDGTVEENVRLGRPEASAAEVRAAAAAAGLDEVVARLPGGWATEVGEGGARLSGGERQRVSIARALLKDAPIVLLDEVTSALDPENEAAVQEGVERLMAGRTVVMVAHRMRTVQRADRVVFLDGGRVVEEGTPADLLRRGGRYAEFQAISQESGLTP, from the coding sequence ATGATCGGGATGTTGCTGCGGGTGCTGGGTGACGAGTACGGGCGACCGGTGCGGCGCACCGTGGCCCTGATGTCGGCGGCCGCCGCGGCCGAGGGGTTGGCCTGCGCGCTGCTGGTCCCGGTGCTGCGGGCGCTGCTCGGGAGCACGCCCGGCGACGCCTGGCCGTGGCTGGCCGCGTTCGGGGCGGCGGTCGCCGTCTGCGCCGTCCTGCGCTACCGCGGCGACCTGACCGGGTTCCGCGCCGGGACCGCGCTGCTGCGCGGCATGTACCACCGGCTCGGCGACCACCTGGCCCGCCTGCCCATCGGCTGGTACAGCGCGGACCGGGTCGGCAGGCTGTCCGTCCTGGCCGGGCGCGGCGTCCTGGAGACGATGGGCGTGATCGCGCACCTGCTGCCGCCGTTCCTCTCGGCCTGCGTGACCCCGTTGACGATCGTCGCCGTGATGACGGCGTTCGACTGGCGGCTCGGGTTGGCCGCGCTGGCCGGCGCGCCGGTCGTCGTGGCGGTGCAGGTCTGGGCGGGACGTTCGACGGCCGCCGCCGACGCGGAGCGCGCCGAACGCGACCACGAGGCGACCGGGCGGGTCATCGAGTACCTGCGGGCCCAGCCGGTGCTGCGCGCGGGCGGGCGGACCGCCGAGCGCTTCCGGTTGCTCGACGACTCGCTGCGGGAGGTCGAGCGGGCGTCCCGCCGCGCCGTGCGGTCGGCGCTGCCGGGCGCGGTGGGCCTGGCGGTCGCGGTGCAGGCGGTGTTCACCGCGCTGCTGGTGCTGGGCGCTCACCTCGCGCTCGGCGGTGACGTCGGCGCGGCCGAGGTGGTGGCGCTGCTGGTGCTGGCGGCCCGCTGCGCGGACCCGTTGCTGTCGCTGGTGGACCTCGGCGGCCGGCTCCGCGGTGCGCGGGCCGAACTGGCGAGGCTCGACGCGGTGCTGCGCACCGAGCCCCTGCCGGAACCCCGCCGGCCGGTCCGGCCGACCCGCCACGACCTGGAGTTCGCGTCCGTCGGCTTCCGGCACGGCGAGCGGGTGGTGTTCGACGGCGTGTCGCTGACCGTGCCGGAAGGGCAGCGGGTGGCGGTCGTCGGGCCTTCGGGTGCGGGGAAGAGCACGCTGCTCCAGCTGCTCGCGCGGTTCTACGACGTGGACGCGGGCGCGGTGCGCGTGGGCGGGGTGGACGTGCGGTCGATCGGGTCGGACGAGCTGATGTCGCGGATCGCCATCGTGTTCCAGGACGTCTACCTCTTCGACGGCACCGTCGAGGAGAACGTGCGCCTCGGGCGTCCCGAAGCGAGCGCGGCCGAGGTGCGGGCGGCGGCGGCAGCGGCGGGGTTGGACGAGGTGGTGGCGCGGCTGCCGGGCGGGTGGGCGACGGAGGTCGGTGAGGGCGGTGCGCGGTTGTCGGGCGGTGAGCGCCAGCGGGTGTCGATCGCGCGGGCGCTGCTCAAGGACGCGCCCATCGTGCTGCTGGACGAGGTGACGTCGGCGCTGGACCCGGAGAACGAGGCGGCGGTGCAGGAGGGCGTCGAGCGCCTCATGGCGGGCCGCACGGTGGTGATGGTGGCGCACCGCATGCGGACCGTCCAGCGCGCCGACCGGGTGGTGTTCCTGGACGGGGGCAGGGTGGTGGAGGAGGGCACACCGGCCGACCTGCTGCGCCGCGGCGGTCGCTACGCGGAGTTCCAGGCGATCTCGCAGGAGAGCGGGCTGACTCCGTGA
- a CDS encoding alpha/beta hydrolase: protein MNAVLSTERPPLGIRLLRALGQGEPDWVSMTDEELAAFSAAQNRKRSSRVVRVITGCPDRGAVRSWQDVVLPDRRVRVRVYRPTPERGGGRVDLPLVLHVHGGGFVGTAAQSDWVNSHLAARLPAVVVSVEHRLLDRRTALPAGVDDGWDVLRHVVRHAADWGVDPARAAVFGESNGGLITALGTFRAREAGLPLRAQVLVNPALDLTDEAYEHPSMRRHGNSPTLNIGQVRLYQRLAVPPGVDARAMSPLHAADLSGLPPALVVVPTIDPMADQGRGYAERLLEAGTPARLTEHAGATHGFVSMPGVVPQAKAARAEIAAFLRHHLIG, encoded by the coding sequence ATGAACGCCGTGCTGAGCACCGAACGTCCACCGCTGGGAATCCGCCTGCTCCGGGCGCTGGGCCAGGGGGAGCCGGACTGGGTGTCGATGACCGACGAGGAGCTGGCCGCCTTCAGCGCGGCGCAGAACCGCAAGCGGTCGTCCCGCGTCGTGCGGGTGATCACCGGGTGCCCGGACCGCGGCGCGGTCAGGTCGTGGCAGGACGTCGTGCTGCCCGACCGCCGGGTCCGCGTCCGGGTGTACCGGCCGACGCCGGAGCGCGGCGGCGGGCGCGTCGACCTGCCCCTCGTGCTCCACGTGCACGGCGGCGGGTTCGTCGGCACGGCGGCGCAGAGCGACTGGGTGAACAGCCACCTCGCCGCGCGGCTGCCCGCCGTCGTCGTCTCGGTCGAGCACCGGCTCCTGGACCGGAGGACCGCGCTGCCGGCGGGCGTCGACGACGGCTGGGACGTGCTGCGGCACGTGGTGCGGCACGCCGCCGACTGGGGTGTGGACCCGGCGCGGGCCGCGGTCTTCGGCGAGAGCAACGGCGGGTTGATCACCGCGCTCGGCACGTTCCGGGCCAGGGAAGCCGGGCTGCCCCTGCGGGCGCAGGTGCTGGTCAACCCCGCGCTCGACCTGACCGACGAGGCGTACGAGCACCCGTCGATGCGCCGGCACGGCAACAGCCCGACCCTGAACATCGGACAGGTGCGGCTGTACCAGCGGTTGGCCGTGCCGCCGGGCGTCGACGCCCGCGCGATGTCGCCGCTGCACGCCGCCGACCTGAGCGGGCTGCCGCCCGCACTGGTCGTGGTGCCGACCATCGACCCGATGGCCGACCAGGGCCGCGGCTACGCCGAGCGGCTGCTCGAAGCCGGCACGCCCGCGCGCCTCACCGAGCACGCCGGGGCGACGCACGGGTTCGTGAGCATGCCGGGCGTGGTGCCGCAGGCCAAGGCCGCGCGGGCGGAGATCGCCGCGTTCCTGCGGCACCACCTCATCGGGTGA
- a CDS encoding type II toxin-antitoxin system HicB family antitoxin, whose translation MATPRTFTAAVTRDGDWYVARCLEVEVTSQGRTVEEALGNLREALELYFEDVPVPPPARDHPLVTQVEICVPA comes from the coding sequence ATGGCCACCCCACGCACCTTCACCGCCGCTGTCACTCGTGACGGCGACTGGTATGTGGCTCGGTGCCTTGAGGTCGAGGTCACCAGCCAGGGGCGCACGGTCGAGGAAGCGCTCGGCAACCTTCGTGAGGCTCTGGAACTCTACTTCGAGGACGTGCCCGTGCCGCCGCCGGCGCGTGATCACCCGCTGGTGACGCAAGTGGAGATCTGCGTTCCAGCGTAG
- a CDS encoding helix-turn-helix transcriptional regulator yields MSPKNQAARDFLTTRRAKITPRMAGLPDYGTTTRRVPGLRREEVALLAGVSADYYTRMEKGNLAGVSEEVLDAVARALQLDEDERRYLLDLARAARRPTRAPGRTRRARGVSHRVQLLIDSMGATPVIAHDGCLDILGANPLGRALFSAAYDSPTRRSSTAHPNLAAFVFLDPAAQDFYADIDEAAAVCVHMLRAHAGAAPYDKHLTGLIGELSTRSPEFRTRWAAHDVSTHRAGAKALHHHDVGELILGFEQLTIASTPTITLSTYIAEPNSPTAERLQLLASWARTTTAANTPQP; encoded by the coding sequence GTGTCCCCGAAGAACCAGGCGGCGCGGGACTTCCTCACCACCCGGCGCGCGAAGATCACCCCCCGAATGGCCGGGCTGCCCGACTACGGCACGACGACCCGGCGCGTTCCCGGCCTGCGCCGCGAGGAGGTCGCACTGCTCGCGGGCGTGTCGGCCGACTACTACACCCGCATGGAGAAGGGGAACCTCGCCGGCGTCTCCGAAGAGGTCCTGGACGCCGTGGCTCGCGCCCTACAGCTGGACGAGGACGAGCGCCGCTACCTCCTCGACCTCGCCCGCGCCGCGCGCCGCCCCACCCGGGCGCCGGGCCGGACGCGTCGCGCCAGGGGTGTGTCGCACCGCGTGCAGCTGCTCATCGACAGCATGGGCGCGACCCCCGTCATCGCCCACGACGGCTGCCTCGACATCCTCGGCGCGAACCCGCTGGGCCGCGCCCTGTTCTCCGCCGCCTACGACAGCCCGACACGACGTTCGAGCACCGCACACCCGAACCTGGCCGCCTTCGTCTTCCTGGACCCGGCCGCTCAGGACTTCTACGCCGACATCGACGAAGCCGCCGCCGTCTGCGTGCACATGCTGCGCGCCCACGCAGGCGCCGCCCCCTACGACAAGCACCTCACCGGCCTCATCGGGGAACTGTCCACCCGCAGCCCCGAGTTCCGCACCAGGTGGGCCGCGCACGACGTCAGCACCCACCGCGCGGGCGCGAAGGCCCTGCACCACCACGACGTCGGCGAGCTCATCCTCGGCTTCGAGCAACTCACCATCGCCTCCACCCCGACCATCACCCTCTCCACCTATATCGCCGAACCCAATTCCCCGACCGCCGAACGACTCCAGCTCCTGGCCTCGTGGGCCCGCACGACCACCGCCGCGAACACGCCACAACCGTGA
- a CDS encoding type II toxin-antitoxin system HicA family toxin: MAALRLAGFDHVSTKGSHAKLRNEGGRTVVVPLHDELAKGTLSSILKQASLTTADLLALLRS; the protein is encoded by the coding sequence ATGGCCGCACTGCGCCTGGCCGGGTTCGACCACGTATCGACCAAGGGCAGCCACGCGAAGCTCCGGAACGAGGGCGGTAGGACCGTTGTCGTTCCGCTCCACGACGAACTCGCCAAGGGGACCCTGTCGTCCATCCTCAAGCAGGCGAGCCTCACGACTGCGGACCTGTTGGCGCTGCTGCGGTCGTGA
- a CDS encoding TetR/AcrR family transcriptional regulator — MTPTTPSGRPPGRPRAGIDAAVFAATLRTAHELGYAGATMDRIAAAAGVAKTTIYRRWESKGALIVDCLLDTFGPLPLEGDDPAEILSSVIRWGAAKIAEPGVAAAFAGVFVDAVSDPALREVLSTRFQAPYLRALQDVLGEPEHRVLLFIDVVVGTLLHRMGITGAPMVDADVTALTEMIVRQFTAHADPP; from the coding sequence ATGACGCCGACGACCCCCTCCGGACGACCGCCGGGACGACCGCGCGCCGGCATCGACGCCGCGGTCTTCGCCGCGACGCTCCGCACGGCGCACGAACTCGGCTACGCGGGCGCGACGATGGACCGCATCGCGGCGGCGGCGGGTGTCGCGAAGACGACGATCTACCGCCGGTGGGAGTCCAAGGGCGCGCTGATCGTGGACTGCCTCCTCGACACGTTCGGCCCGCTGCCGCTGGAGGGCGACGACCCCGCCGAAATCCTGTCCTCGGTCATCCGCTGGGGCGCGGCCAAGATCGCCGAGCCGGGCGTCGCCGCGGCGTTCGCGGGCGTGTTCGTGGACGCGGTCAGCGACCCGGCCCTGCGCGAGGTGCTGTCCACGCGGTTCCAGGCCCCGTACCTGCGCGCGCTCCAGGACGTGCTGGGCGAGCCCGAACACCGGGTGCTGCTCTTCATCGACGTCGTCGTCGGGACCCTGCTCCACCGCATGGGCATCACCGGCGCGCCGATGGTCGACGCCGACGTCACGGCGTTGACCGAGATGATCGTGCGCCAGTTCACCGCCCACGCCGACCCGCCCTGA
- a CDS encoding ABC transporter ATP-binding protein: MTTTAGRAEAGEQRAPTPPPAGPGLLRPFAGGFAAVVVLQVVGSVAGLAPLLAVVELGRALLSPGPLDHGRVWSAVLAGAGGLLVRLLLTAASAGVGHLLDGRVRLAFRRQLATRLGRVPIGWFSRRRTGELAAVVGDDVSAVHPVIAHAPGELASAFAVPLVSLVYLLTVDWRLTLITLAPVVLAVAVVPLMTTPTRLREQRELDAAMGRITSSVVEFVRGIAVVKAFGGGERAHRRFRTAADGFVDVFSRWVHGMSVPAAAMQLALSPPFVLLVVLVGGAWLITSGGLAPVDLLPFLLLGLGLTAPVAALGHGFDDVQAARRALGRIREVLDVRPLPEPARPVAPRGHRVELRDVRFGYEPGHEVLRGIDLVLEPGTVTALVGPSGSGKSTLVRLLPRFFDPTGGAILLGGVDLRDLGGGRLHRMVSFVFQDTTLLRASVADNIALAVPGADRDDVVRAARLADVHDRVLALPRGYDTVLGEEAELSGGEAQRISIARALLADTPVLVLDEATAFADPRTERAVRRALADLGGDRTVLVIAHRLETIADADTVVVLEDGVVVERGTPAELAARGGRFAAFRGVHRSAAGSDGQGEHR; the protein is encoded by the coding sequence ATGACCACGACGGCCGGGCGCGCCGAGGCGGGCGAGCAGCGCGCACCGACACCACCGCCGGCAGGACCGGGGCTGCTGCGCCCCTTCGCCGGGGGATTCGCGGCCGTGGTGGTCCTCCAGGTCGTCGGCTCGGTCGCGGGTCTGGCGCCGCTGCTCGCGGTCGTCGAACTGGGCCGGGCCCTGCTGTCGCCGGGCCCGCTCGACCACGGCCGGGTCTGGTCCGCCGTGCTCGCGGGCGCGGGCGGCCTGCTGGTCCGGCTGCTGCTCACGGCCGCCTCCGCCGGGGTCGGGCACCTCCTCGACGGCCGCGTGCGACTGGCGTTCCGCCGGCAGTTGGCCACACGGCTGGGGCGCGTGCCGATCGGCTGGTTCTCCCGGCGGCGCACCGGGGAGCTGGCGGCGGTGGTGGGCGACGACGTCAGCGCCGTGCACCCGGTCATCGCCCACGCGCCCGGCGAACTCGCCTCGGCGTTCGCGGTGCCCCTGGTGTCGCTGGTCTACCTGCTCACCGTCGACTGGCGGCTGACGCTGATCACGCTGGCGCCGGTGGTGCTCGCGGTGGCGGTGGTCCCGCTGATGACGACGCCGACCCGGCTGCGCGAGCAGCGCGAGCTGGACGCGGCGATGGGGCGGATCACGAGTTCGGTCGTCGAGTTCGTGCGGGGCATCGCGGTGGTGAAGGCGTTCGGGGGCGGCGAGCGCGCCCACCGCCGGTTCCGCACGGCCGCGGACGGCTTCGTCGACGTCTTCTCCCGGTGGGTCCACGGCATGTCGGTACCCGCCGCCGCGATGCAGTTGGCGCTGTCACCGCCGTTCGTGCTGCTGGTCGTGCTGGTCGGCGGCGCCTGGCTGATCACGTCCGGCGGCCTCGCGCCGGTCGACCTGCTGCCGTTCCTGCTGCTCGGGCTGGGCCTGACGGCTCCGGTGGCGGCCCTCGGCCACGGCTTCGACGACGTGCAGGCCGCCCGGCGCGCGCTCGGCCGCATCCGGGAGGTGCTCGACGTGCGGCCCCTGCCGGAACCCGCGCGCCCGGTCGCGCCGCGGGGGCACCGGGTGGAGCTGCGCGACGTCCGGTTCGGCTACGAGCCCGGTCACGAGGTGCTGCGGGGCATCGACCTGGTGCTCGAACCGGGCACGGTGACCGCGCTCGTCGGTCCGTCGGGGAGCGGGAAGTCCACGCTGGTCCGGCTGCTGCCGCGGTTCTTCGACCCGACCGGCGGCGCGATCCTCCTGGGCGGCGTCGACCTGCGCGACCTCGGCGGCGGGCGGCTGCACCGGATGGTCTCCTTCGTCTTCCAGGACACCACCCTGCTGCGCGCGTCGGTCGCGGACAACATCGCGCTGGCGGTGCCGGGCGCGGACCGGGACGACGTGGTGCGCGCCGCCCGGCTGGCGGACGTCCACGACCGGGTCCTCGCGCTGCCGCGCGGGTACGACACGGTGCTCGGCGAGGAGGCCGAGCTGTCGGGCGGCGAGGCGCAGCGGATCTCGATCGCCCGCGCGCTGCTCGCCGACACGCCCGTCCTGGTGCTCGACGAGGCGACCGCCTTCGCCGACCCGCGGACCGAGCGCGCGGTGCGCCGCGCCCTGGCGGACCTCGGTGGCGACCGGACGGTCCTCGTCATCGCGCACCGGCTGGAGACGATCGCCGACGCCGACACCGTCGTGGTGCTGGAGGACGGGGTGGTCGTCGAGCGCGGCACACCCGCCGAACTGGCGGCGCGGGGCGGGCGGTTCGCCGCGTTCCGGGGGGTCCACCGGTCGGCGGCCGGTTCCGACGGACAGGGGGAGCACAGATGA